A single Alteribacter lacisalsi DNA region contains:
- a CDS encoding glycosyltransferase: MQKLSLSNHKQQELIESLELFESWLEGREGKEMRTSVLKDRGLSPYAIAPLGRLIEKSENDIQGEDPSSIHGQSKVVIVSVDPEHASFQEMIEQVEEYSRVVEEMVFFLPSYHLPSHLQNRPWFSNFKIIDYRTDQEQVFVRFEKQEGDLSGIKESNLQIWLHLVETILEGALRKQDSVSVAQSMDESLDTLLEKENFKKLVEYRFELQEQKGVIQSLNKKIKKLNTQNAALQKRSNDLKKRISHFQNDNSARYLIGSAFIEAMKSPVKMIMLPKRLFGIYRRAKSGSLYVNRTKTSKSDKVASSTPVPAQMSPIDTGKEAILFVPTNGAGLGHLTRLLAIARRVKKQDPDKEIIFHTTSSAMHLILQEGFLGYHLPSKMLFPEETTARQWNTLLQDQLDQAIDLHMPKTIVFDGAYPYAGLVSSMDKTDGMDKVWVRRGQHKDGITDRIKEREDNFDRIMVPGEAGKEAAEEPAADQKIIDCEPVIYMDKDELYDRKTVRQLWNVSDDKKIVYIQLGAGNINDIDSTIGRLVSALKERDDVFIVIGESIIGKRLNITEEGVMTLRDYPNSMYFNGFDLAITATGYNTFHELMYFGVPSIFVPNENTKTDDQVARANIAGDAGAAVVLRDPNRDDFVEAINHVLDEENNKRMKEASQSLITSNGADQIARHILEMSRVNA, translated from the coding sequence ATGCAGAAACTTTCTTTATCCAACCATAAACAACAGGAACTGATCGAGTCACTTGAGCTTTTCGAGAGCTGGCTGGAAGGCAGGGAAGGAAAGGAGATGCGCACCTCTGTTCTTAAGGACAGAGGTCTCTCTCCTTATGCCATTGCCCCGCTCGGCAGGCTGATCGAAAAATCAGAAAACGACATTCAGGGGGAGGATCCCTCGTCCATTCACGGCCAATCCAAAGTGGTGATTGTCTCTGTGGATCCGGAACATGCATCTTTTCAGGAAATGATTGAGCAAGTGGAGGAATACAGCCGCGTTGTTGAAGAAATGGTTTTCTTTCTCCCGTCCTATCATCTTCCGTCGCACCTGCAAAACCGTCCTTGGTTTTCAAACTTCAAAATCATTGATTATCGTACGGACCAGGAACAGGTCTTTGTACGGTTTGAAAAGCAAGAAGGGGATTTGTCAGGCATCAAGGAGAGCAACCTTCAGATCTGGCTCCACCTGGTGGAAACCATTCTTGAAGGAGCGCTCCGTAAACAGGATTCCGTATCTGTGGCCCAGTCCATGGACGAATCGCTCGATACACTCCTTGAAAAAGAAAATTTCAAGAAGCTCGTTGAGTACCGCTTTGAACTCCAGGAGCAGAAAGGCGTCATTCAGTCCCTGAACAAAAAGATTAAAAAGCTGAACACCCAGAATGCGGCTCTTCAAAAACGGTCGAACGACCTGAAAAAGCGAATCAGTCATTTTCAGAATGACAATTCTGCCCGTTATCTGATCGGAAGCGCTTTTATCGAAGCGATGAAGTCGCCGGTGAAAATGATTATGCTTCCAAAGCGTCTGTTCGGCATTTACCGCCGGGCGAAAAGCGGCAGCCTGTACGTAAACCGCACAAAGACTTCCAAGTCAGACAAGGTTGCTTCAAGTACACCGGTACCAGCGCAAATGTCTCCGATCGACACGGGAAAAGAGGCGATCCTGTTTGTGCCGACAAACGGGGCAGGACTCGGCCATCTGACCCGCCTGCTTGCAATTGCACGCCGGGTTAAAAAGCAGGACCCGGATAAAGAAATCATTTTTCATACTACAAGTTCTGCCATGCACCTGATCTTACAGGAAGGCTTTCTCGGCTATCACCTGCCTTCCAAGATGCTGTTCCCTGAGGAAACAACAGCACGGCAGTGGAATACGCTTCTGCAGGATCAGCTCGACCAGGCAATCGATCTGCACATGCCGAAAACGATTGTTTTTGATGGTGCCTATCCGTACGCCGGTCTTGTGTCATCCATGGACAAAACGGACGGCATGGATAAAGTATGGGTCCGCCGCGGACAGCATAAAGATGGAATTACCGACCGTATTAAGGAGCGCGAGGACAATTTCGACCGGATTATGGTGCCGGGCGAAGCAGGAAAAGAAGCAGCCGAAGAGCCTGCTGCTGACCAGAAAATCATTGACTGCGAGCCTGTCATCTATATGGATAAAGATGAACTTTACGACCGCAAAACCGTCCGCCAGCTTTGGAATGTATCGGACGATAAAAAGATCGTTTACATCCAGCTTGGTGCGGGAAATATCAATGATATTGACTCCACGATCGGACGTCTTGTTTCGGCTTTAAAAGAGCGGGATGATGTGTTTATTGTGATTGGGGAATCGATTATCGGCAAGCGTCTGAATATTACTGAAGAGGGAGTCATGACGCTTCGTGACTACCCGAACTCCATGTATTTCAACGGGTTTGACCTTGCGATTACCGCCACCGGTTATAACACGTTCCACGAGCTCATGTACTTCGGTGTTCCGTCGATCTTTGTTCCAAACGAGAACACAAAGACAGACGATCAGGTCGCACGGGCGAACATTGCCGGTGACGCAGGAGCCGCCGTTGTACTGAGAGACCCGAACCGGGATGATTTTGTTGAAGCAATTAACCACGTTCTGGATGAAGAAAACAACAAAAGGATGAAAGAAGCGTCGCAGTCACTAATCACTTCAAATGGAGCGGACCAGATTGCCCGTCACATTCTGGAGATGAGCCGGGTGAACGCGTAA
- a CDS encoding nucleotide sugar dehydrogenase — MMKEQLKQKFANHDAKVAVVGLGYVGLPLAVEIAEQGHIVHGVDVSTEKVDSLNNKESYVLDVKSEKLSELVGRNLLPTTDFSVLADADAISICVPTPLNKTKDPDASYINAVVEQIIKHMTSGTLIVLESTTYPGTTEELIKHVIEEQTSFKAGEDFFLCFSPERVDPGNKEFNTKNTPKVIGGVTPDCLELGVELYGSFLENLVPVSSTNVAEMVKLLENTFRSVNIGLVNELTLMCDRMGINVWEVIDAAATKPFGYMPFYPGPGIGGHCIPLDPMYLSWKAKMFDFYNRFIELASDVNGNMPRYVLSQIGDILNDQEKSIKNANILMLGVAYKKDIDDLRESPALEIYKLLEEKGAALSFHDPFVETFRNGDEVVSSVELTKEALEKADLVVIATNHTPVDYQFVVDNASVVYDTRNATKHLGESKNTILLGGEQNENPLAHLNY, encoded by the coding sequence ATGATGAAAGAACAGCTAAAGCAGAAGTTTGCCAACCATGATGCAAAAGTAGCCGTAGTCGGTCTTGGCTATGTCGGTCTTCCACTTGCAGTGGAGATCGCCGAACAGGGTCACATCGTTCACGGTGTGGACGTGTCTACCGAAAAAGTGGATTCTCTTAACAACAAAGAGTCCTACGTTCTTGACGTGAAAAGCGAAAAGCTTTCCGAGCTTGTCGGCCGCAACCTGCTTCCGACAACGGACTTTTCCGTCCTGGCAGATGCTGATGCGATCAGCATTTGTGTGCCGACGCCACTGAACAAAACAAAAGATCCGGACGCTTCCTACATCAACGCTGTAGTCGAGCAGATCATTAAGCATATGACATCCGGCACCCTGATCGTACTTGAGAGCACAACCTACCCCGGTACAACGGAAGAGCTGATCAAGCACGTAATCGAAGAACAGACAAGCTTCAAAGCAGGAGAAGACTTCTTCCTCTGTTTCTCCCCTGAGCGTGTAGACCCGGGTAACAAGGAATTCAACACGAAAAACACACCGAAAGTTATCGGCGGGGTAACACCTGACTGTCTTGAGCTTGGTGTGGAACTGTACGGTTCCTTCCTTGAAAACCTTGTACCGGTCAGCTCTACAAACGTGGCGGAAATGGTGAAGCTCCTTGAAAATACATTCCGAAGCGTGAACATCGGCCTTGTGAATGAACTTACCCTCATGTGTGACCGTATGGGAATCAACGTCTGGGAAGTCATCGACGCAGCAGCGACGAAGCCGTTCGGCTACATGCCGTTTTATCCGGGACCGGGAATCGGCGGTCACTGCATCCCGCTTGACCCGATGTACCTTTCCTGGAAGGCGAAAATGTTCGACTTCTACAACCGCTTTATCGAACTTGCGAGTGATGTTAACGGCAACATGCCACGCTACGTCCTTTCCCAGATCGGTGACATACTGAACGACCAGGAAAAATCGATTAAAAACGCGAACATCCTGATGCTCGGTGTAGCCTACAAGAAGGATATTGACGACCTTCGTGAATCTCCGGCACTAGAAATCTACAAGCTCCTTGAAGAAAAAGGTGCAGCCCTTTCTTTCCATGATCCGTTTGTGGAAACGTTCCGTAACGGTGACGAGGTTGTTTCCTCTGTAGAGCTTACCAAAGAAGCTCTTGAGAAGGCGGACCTTGTCGTGATCGCGACCAACCATACGCCGGTTGATTACCAGTTCGTTGTGGATAATGCTTCGGTGGTTTACGATACACGCAACGCGACAAAACATCTTGGCGAAAGCAAAAATACAATTCTTCTGGGCGGGGAACAGAATGAAAATCCTCTGGCTCACCTGAACTATTAA
- a CDS encoding glycosyltransferase family 2 protein has translation MKQQKIELLSIVIPAYNEETVLERFHEEVTGILRSLSIRYELIFVNDGSSDGTLEKLKQLKAADASVSFIDLSRNFGKESAMKAGLDHVAGDAAIVMDSDLEHPPSLIPDMVAAYREGYDVIHARSSVRVGQSRARHLLSGSFYSMMNRLAGDEVQFADGDKDFVLLSRKALDSVLQLSEYNRFSKGLFKWIGYPSKTVYFEQGTREEGASKWKLTSLITYSIDAITSFSLVPLRFSSYLGLLVSFFAFIYMLVIIGQTVFLGNQVAGFPTLVTLVLFMSGVILISLGIIGEYVARIFLEVKGRPIYFVNEYVPSEHEAQQNAEGDDRDERAHDETDQ, from the coding sequence ATGAAACAGCAGAAAATAGAGCTATTGTCGATCGTGATTCCCGCCTATAACGAAGAAACGGTTCTGGAACGTTTTCATGAGGAAGTGACGGGTATTCTCCGTTCCCTTTCCATCCGTTATGAACTGATCTTTGTTAACGACGGGAGCAGCGATGGCACTCTGGAAAAACTGAAGCAGTTGAAAGCGGCAGATGCATCCGTGTCATTTATTGACCTCAGCCGGAACTTCGGAAAAGAGAGCGCCATGAAAGCCGGTCTGGATCACGTTGCGGGCGACGCTGCCATTGTGATGGATTCAGATCTTGAGCACCCGCCTTCACTCATTCCCGACATGGTTGCGGCCTATCGGGAAGGGTACGATGTGATTCACGCCAGAAGCAGTGTAAGGGTGGGCCAGAGCAGGGCCCGCCACCTCCTGTCCGGGTCCTTTTACAGCATGATGAACCGCCTGGCAGGAGACGAAGTGCAGTTTGCCGATGGCGACAAGGACTTCGTTCTCTTAAGCCGGAAGGCACTCGATTCCGTCCTTCAGCTGAGCGAATACAACCGGTTCTCAAAAGGGCTGTTCAAATGGATCGGCTATCCGTCGAAAACGGTGTACTTTGAACAGGGTACCAGAGAAGAAGGGGCATCCAAGTGGAAACTGACGAGCTTGATCACGTATTCGATTGACGCGATTACGAGTTTCTCGCTTGTTCCGCTCCGCTTTTCCAGTTATCTTGGTCTTCTCGTATCTTTCTTTGCATTTATCTATATGCTTGTCATTATTGGACAGACGGTCTTTCTCGGCAACCAGGTTGCCGGTTTTCCGACCCTTGTGACCCTTGTCCTGTTTATGAGCGGTGTGATTCTCATTTCCCTCGGAATTATCGGGGAATATGTGGCGAGAATTTTCCTTGAAGTGAAGGGAAGGCCCATCTATTTTGTGAATGAGTATGTGCCGAGCGAGCATGAGGCGCAACAGAACGCGGAAGGAGACGATCGCGATGAACGTGCCCATGACGAAACTGATCAATAA
- a CDS encoding YfhO family protein, with the protein MLERMKAYKYELLLLVTLSLMSTVLFWDFIFGSAFMIRLGDTYEQFLPFYIHYHDLIKAGDGFPFWSWETGIGTNFWGSYAYYMTGDLFFYLSLLFPASFLPHYFLVMLLLKIMLAGFLWYHYMRSLKIQGYAAVLASVVYAYCGWMVYLNIRYMFWTTVFVFLPILLMSMDRGVKEKRYLLFAFMVFTIALTNFYFFYMITIMILMYFLFRFFITPMTGRLKAFFVQAGWFLLYYMLGLVMASVVFLPAAYTVLTNVRIDTVIPDFFLIYNPEKTTRILLDVADGRTFGITILAFLVIPLILSLRISWREKAVYTISTVLMSYLMIMPFMQSAFNGFSYETDRWFFIIVAFFVLFMAVSLNKMDEWTYWHIPLIGVFLAVTAHYMYHHNGEFTQEIYFGAGYAVLLSGIIVLNRVGWKLPAIGVKGLLFAVVAVHLVYNGTEYRDMMNYTTTEDYGPGNGYEDGTVEILDWIEENDDSFYRISKGAFHSGSGNDALAQGFRGMNGYHSVANPGYLSMLETFNVRTYGAFFNRVEGFDQRINLETLLSTKYSIQNQGAGFVPYGYEEVFETEDFILYENTLYLPPGTAVQTVITPEQFDELPAPLKDQAVMQGTVMNETDTGGYDFAGWSPEELEYDSFEVTTDMMDFDNVELIDESEDAITVEFHEDGEIRVQLDETEPGEYFLSFYQEREDRGQVNAMFAGLEDGHRPRAQDREHHAYRDHNQVDLNLGYHDGLDQELTIEFSADNVYEISDMMIYRLDTSLYEDQVSARQEQAMTDITFSNNRMEGSVDLEEPGILTLAVPYDEGWRAEVNGEAAEIAQVNGGLMAIVLPEGEHQIELSYRSPYFGTGLGLSLLAWGGFIGLIVYRRRQSRKAPHKGDIQ; encoded by the coding sequence ATGTTAGAGCGAATGAAAGCTTATAAATATGAACTGCTTCTTCTTGTGACCCTGTCGCTCATGTCTACAGTCCTGTTCTGGGATTTTATTTTCGGCAGTGCCTTCATGATCCGGCTGGGGGACACCTACGAGCAGTTCCTCCCCTTTTATATCCATTACCACGACTTGATTAAGGCAGGGGACGGCTTCCCGTTCTGGTCGTGGGAGACGGGGATCGGAACGAATTTCTGGGGCAGTTACGCCTATTATATGACCGGGGACCTGTTCTTTTATCTGTCCCTTCTATTTCCTGCTTCATTCCTGCCGCATTATTTTCTCGTGATGCTCCTGCTGAAAATCATGCTTGCCGGCTTTCTGTGGTACCACTATATGCGGTCTCTCAAGATCCAGGGGTATGCAGCGGTTCTGGCATCAGTGGTTTACGCCTACTGCGGCTGGATGGTGTACCTGAACATTCGTTATATGTTCTGGACGACTGTGTTCGTCTTTCTGCCGATCCTTTTAATGAGCATGGATCGCGGAGTAAAGGAAAAAAGGTACCTGCTGTTTGCGTTTATGGTATTTACGATCGCACTTACTAACTTTTATTTCTTTTATATGATTACGATTATGATCCTGATGTATTTCCTGTTCCGTTTCTTTATTACACCGATGACGGGCAGGCTGAAGGCCTTCTTCGTACAGGCAGGCTGGTTCCTGCTTTACTACATGCTCGGCCTTGTGATGGCCTCTGTTGTCTTTCTTCCCGCAGCGTATACGGTGCTTACGAACGTACGGATCGATACAGTGATACCGGATTTTTTCCTGATTTACAATCCTGAAAAAACAACCCGGATCCTGCTGGATGTGGCTGATGGACGGACATTTGGAATTACCATTCTTGCTTTCCTTGTTATCCCGCTGATTCTGTCGCTTCGTATTTCCTGGCGTGAAAAGGCAGTGTACACCATATCCACGGTGCTCATGTCCTACCTGATGATCATGCCGTTTATGCAGTCAGCATTTAACGGATTTTCATATGAAACGGACCGATGGTTTTTTATTATCGTGGCTTTCTTTGTTTTATTTATGGCAGTCAGCCTGAATAAAATGGATGAATGGACGTATTGGCACATTCCCCTGATTGGCGTTTTTCTTGCCGTAACGGCACATTACATGTACCACCATAACGGGGAATTTACTCAGGAGATTTATTTTGGTGCAGGGTATGCCGTTCTTCTTTCCGGAATCATTGTCCTGAACCGAGTTGGCTGGAAACTTCCGGCCATTGGCGTAAAAGGGCTCCTTTTTGCTGTCGTCGCCGTTCACCTTGTGTATAACGGCACAGAGTACAGGGATATGATGAATTATACAACAACAGAAGACTATGGGCCTGGAAACGGTTATGAAGACGGGACCGTCGAAATTCTTGACTGGATTGAAGAAAATGACGACAGTTTTTACCGGATCAGTAAGGGGGCGTTTCATTCCGGTTCCGGGAACGATGCGCTGGCACAGGGCTTCCGCGGGATGAACGGGTACCACTCAGTGGCCAACCCTGGCTACCTGTCGATGCTGGAGACGTTCAACGTGAGAACCTATGGGGCATTCTTCAACCGTGTGGAAGGTTTTGATCAGAGAATTAACCTTGAAACGCTGCTTTCGACCAAGTATTCCATTCAGAATCAGGGAGCAGGGTTTGTTCCTTACGGATATGAGGAAGTTTTTGAAACAGAGGATTTCATTCTTTATGAAAACACGCTTTACCTGCCGCCTGGTACCGCCGTCCAGACAGTGATTACACCCGAGCAGTTTGACGAACTGCCTGCACCGCTGAAGGACCAGGCAGTGATGCAGGGTACCGTGATGAATGAGACGGATACTGGTGGATACGATTTCGCAGGATGGTCCCCTGAAGAGCTTGAATATGATTCATTTGAGGTTACGACTGACATGATGGATTTTGACAACGTTGAACTTATTGACGAGTCAGAGGACGCGATCACGGTGGAGTTTCATGAGGACGGGGAAATCCGTGTCCAGCTTGATGAAACAGAACCGGGGGAGTACTTCCTATCCTTCTATCAGGAGCGTGAAGACAGGGGCCAGGTCAACGCAATGTTCGCAGGACTTGAGGACGGCCACCGTCCACGGGCTCAGGACCGTGAGCATCATGCCTACCGTGATCACAATCAGGTTGATTTGAATCTGGGTTACCACGACGGCCTTGATCAGGAGCTGACGATTGAATTTTCCGCTGATAACGTGTATGAAATCAGTGATATGATGATTTACAGGCTTGATACGTCACTATATGAAGATCAGGTTTCAGCCAGGCAGGAACAGGCCATGACGGACATTACGTTCTCAAACAATCGGATGGAAGGATCTGTTGATCTCGAGGAACCGGGAATTCTCACACTTGCAGTTCCTTATGATGAAGGATGGCGTGCGGAAGTGAATGGAGAAGCAGCAGAAATTGCCCAGGTAAATGGCGGCTTAATGGCCATTGTACTCCCGGAAGGCGAGCACCAGATCGAGCTTTCCTATCGTTCTCCGTACTTCGGCACCGGACTTGGACTGAGTTTACTAGCATGGGGCGGCTTCATTGGGCTCATCGTCTATCGCAGACGGCAGAGCCGGAAGGCCCCGCACAAAGGTGATATACAATGA
- a CDS encoding GtrA family protein — protein MNVPMTKLINKINTAFSRFVVVGVMNTINFYIIYFILLLFDVHYQAAFVAAYLLSMIGSYFMNTLFVYKTTVSLKKFFAFPLVYVVQFALNYVGIIVCVEVLNIAEEFAPFIFLPITVILTFVLTRTILTRGDSR, from the coding sequence ATGAACGTGCCCATGACGAAACTGATCAATAAAATCAATACGGCTTTCTCCCGTTTTGTTGTAGTCGGCGTCATGAATACGATTAACTTTTATATCATCTATTTCATCCTGCTCCTGTTCGATGTGCATTACCAGGCGGCGTTTGTGGCCGCCTACCTGCTGAGCATGATCGGCTCGTATTTCATGAACACGCTATTTGTCTATAAAACAACCGTGAGTCTGAAGAAATTCTTTGCCTTTCCTCTTGTGTACGTTGTGCAGTTTGCGCTGAACTACGTGGGAATTATCGTCTGTGTTGAAGTTTTAAATATAGCCGAGGAATTTGCTCCGTTCATTTTCCTCCCCATTACCGTTATTCTGACGTTTGTGTTGACGAGAACCATATTAACCCGTGGTGACAGCAGATAA